In Topomyia yanbarensis strain Yona2022 chromosome 2, ASM3024719v1, whole genome shotgun sequence, one DNA window encodes the following:
- the LOC131685833 gene encoding uncharacterized protein LOC131685833: MLVQFVIGVFCRILMLEGIFPLHLRHVRIPSYKFRGESALLECQYELANGNQYFRDRPDYRGSRTHASNDDYYNDGDSGGARAGAGNGAFGEKIYSVKWYKDNEEFYRYVPSANPPIKSYKIDGIRVDPNHSDNTKVLLRALTLKSSGLYRCEISAEAPSFDSVQGEGRMDVIYIPKDGPHINGDVDRHSYSMGETLELNCTSGRSYPASTLQWYLNDQLVTDPGVLVPYPRFQNSHGLIVSYLGLNVVVGPHHYENGILRIKCVASLSPVLWREGKESILQWEQPTIDNREAMLLVRSGTIMQRSSSSFLLLAGLVVGLLANLL; this comes from the exons GCATCTTCCCACTGCACCTACGCCACGTCCGTATTCCATCCTACAAATTTCGCGGCGAATCCGCACTGCTCGAGTGTCAGTACGAGTTGGCCAACGGGAATCAGTACTTCCGAGATCGGCCCGATTATCGAGGATCTCGGACACATGCATCTAATGATGACTACTACAACGATGGGGATAGCGGTGGTGCCCGGGCTGGAGCAGGAAACGGTGCTTTCGGAGAGAAAATCTACTCCGTCAAGTGGTATAAAGACAACGAAGAATTCTACCGGTACGTTCCGTCGGCAAATCCGCCGATCAAGAGCTATAAAATCGATGGCATCCGCGTCGATCCTaaccattccgacaatacgaAGGTGCTGCTGCGAGCGTTGACTCTCAAATCTTCCGGTCTGTACCGTTGCGAGATATCGGCGGAGGCACCCAGTTTCGATTCGGTTCAGGGAGAGGGCCGAATGGATGTGATAT ACATCCCAAAGGACGGTCCGCACATCAACGGAGACGTCGATCGGCACTCGTACAGCATGGGTGAAACGTTGGAACTAAACTGCACCTCCGGTCGTTCCTATCCGGCTTCAACGCTGCAGTGGTATCTTAACGATCAGTTGGTAACGGATCCCGGAGTGTTGGTTCCCTATCCACGTTTTCAGAACTCGCACGGCCTGATCGTTAGCTATCTGGGTTTGAATGTGGTGGTGGGACCTCATCACTATGAAAACGGAATACTGAGAATCAAATGCGTGGCTAGTCTGTCGCCGGTTTTGTGGCGCGAAGGCAAGGAAAGCATATTGCAGTGGGAGCAGCCCACCATCGACAATCGGGAAGCGATGCTGCTCG TGAGAAGTGGCACCATTATGCAACGATCGAGTAGCAGTTTTCTTCTGTTAGCTGGTTTAGTGGTTGGTTTGTTGGCAAACTTGTTATGA